The Pelmatolapia mariae isolate MD_Pm_ZW linkage group LG10_11, Pm_UMD_F_2, whole genome shotgun sequence genome includes a region encoding these proteins:
- the LOC134636651 gene encoding G-protein coupled receptor 20-like, translated as MMMNINGTESWLFINTSFNTPQILGPANTSGMERYLQRLAHLDEGLYNDFYGLWIALVVINSLIFLVGMVLNIVALYVFCFRTKQKTTSVIYTINLAVSDLLVNLSLPTRILLYYSGGACITCSYLHIFSYFVNMYCSILFLTCICVDRYLAIVQAEASRRWRNSSVAKCVCISVWLFAIVVTYSFLSTAFQHTGCCLSKLLFLTITEFFLPLVIIVVFTLRIMWALTDRRLMQQSRDRRRRAVQLLTTVLIIFTVCFTPFHVRQVVVYFYPDMPHHVIVYHLTVTLSSLNSCMDPVVYCFVTNNFQATMRHLFRRAEPEQTSGDIVSMQHSSKASAGMANVITNNFILMTKIPRSLQSSNTGKDRTL; from the exons ATGATGATGAACATTAATGGTACAGAGTCCTGGCTTTTCATCAACACTTCCTTTAATACACCTCAAATATTGGGTCCAGCAAACACAAGTGGTATGGAAAGATATCTTCAAAGACTGGCACATTTAGATGAGGGGCTCTACAATGACTTCTATGGCCTTTGGATTGCACTGGTGGTCATAAACTCCCTTATTTTCCTG GTGGGCATGGTGCTCAACATAGTTGCactttatgttttctgtttccGCACCAAGCAAAAGACCACCTCAGTCATCTACACCATCAACCTGGCCGTGAGTGACCTCTTGGTGAATCTCTCTCTACCGACTCGCATCCTGCTCTACTACAGTGGAGGAGCTTGTATCACCTGCTCATATCTGCacatcttcagctactttgtcAACATGTACTGCAGTATCCTGTTTCTAACCTGCATATGCGTCGACCGGTACCTTGCCATTGTGCAG GCTGAAGCCTCTCGTCGTTGGAGGAACTCCAGTGTGGCCAAATGTGTTTGCATTTCTGTATGGCTGTTTGCCATTGTGGTTACCTACTCCTTTCTTTCCACCGCTTTTCAGCACACAGGCTGCTGTCTCTCAAAGCTCCTCTTTCTCACTATCACTGAGTTCTTTCTACCACTTGTCATCATTGTGGTCTTCACTTTGCGCATTATGTGGGCCTTAACAGACCGTCGTCTGATGCAACAGAGCAG GGATAGGAGAAGGAGAGCTGTCCAGCTGTTGACAACTGTGCTGATCATTTTCACAGTCTGTTTCACACCCTTTCATGTTAGACAG GTGGTGGTATACTTCTACCCTGACATGCCTCACCATGTGATAGTGTACCATCTAACTGTCACCCTCAGCAGTTTGAATAGCTGTATGGATCCTGTTGTCTACTGTTTTGTTACAAATAATTTCCAG GCCACTATGAGACATCTTTTCCGCCGCGCAGAGCCCGAGCAGACCAGTGGTGACATTGTCAGTATGCAGCACAGCTCTAAAGCCTCAGCAGGGATGGCCAACGTCATAACTAATAATTTTATATTGATGACCAAGATTCCCAGATCACTGCAGAGCAGCAACACAGGAAAGGACCgcacactgtaa